Genomic DNA from Taurinivorans muris:
CAGGCTTTTTGTTGTTTCAACAATCCTTTTCGCCCGCAAGACATGGTCGAACAAAAGCTCTTCGCCAAGCACCGTGAGTTCCGCCTTGAAATGGTAAGGACTGCCGTTATAATCAGCCTCAAACCATTCCTCTCCATGACGCTCGGTCAAGCATCCTGCCTGACACTCGCTCTCGCTTGCGAAAAGCGTGGTTTTCGCTTCGCTCGCACAGCGTGGCTCCGCACTTCCTGTGCTATTATAATCCGTTTCAAACCATTCTTTTATCCGAAGTTCCGTGTCTTGCAGGGCTGCCTCGACAGCTCGTTTTACCGCCCATTTCGTGCCTTTTTTACGGTGAATTTGGATACTTGCTTTCACCATTTCAAGCTTTTCCCGATAATTTTTCGCTATATCGTAATCGTCAACATGGAATTGCCACGCAAGCAGGTCGAGCAGGTTTTCCTCCAAAGGACGATAGCCCCCGAGCGAGGCTATTCTTTGCAAAACTTCACTTGCATTTTCTGAAATCCCATCCGTATCGAAAAGCCTTGAAAGCAAGAGCAAGCCTGCGATGCGGGCTGTGCTGTCCGAAAGCTGCTGCTCAATGCCGGCAAGGCTTGCCTGCATGCTTTCATCATTTCGTATACTTGGCGGGAGTACATCGGATAACGGCGTATCGGAAAGAAATTTGCTCATTTTTACTCAACCTCGACCCCTCCGAAAGTCACCTGCACATTGGTTTCTTTGGCTATTTGAGTTTGCTCAATTTTTTCAAAAGCAGGGCTTGTTATTTCCACGCGCTTCGCCCCTGCCTGCATGATAAGCCGCGTCAGTTCGCTTGGATTGATGTCCCGTCCTGGCTTTTCTTTCTGCCACAAGACATAGTTTTCAACGGCTTTGTTCACAGCCGATTGAATAAGGGCGTACTGCGCACTGTTTTTTTGTTCCAAAAACCACGTGCAGGCAATTTCATACTCCACAATATCGGGGGCTGAAACCTGCACAAAATCCGTCAGAGGCCGCACATCTTCCGCTGACAGATAATTCTGCACAAGCTCAATCATGGCGCTGTTCGGAAGTTCTCCGCCTTTCAGCACAAAACGGATGTCCACAATTCCGGGCGTGGGGCTTGTGGCGGTGACGGCTGAAATTTCGCTGCTTGCGTTTTTGGTTTGCGCAACGTAGCTTTCCATGCTTCCCGCGACTGTGAACGTTTCCGGAGCAAGGCGTATCCGCTCCCGAAGGTGTTCGTCGTCTTCCGTTTCATCACCGTTTGTCACGTCTTCGGAATTTTCAACAACCGTCACATAGGGCAGGGGGTCGACAATTTCGCTTATTTGCCCTTGGCGCAGTCCGTTGGCTTTTTCATTGCCAAGACTGCATTCCGCCAAAATATCCGTATTTGTTTCCCCTGCCGCAAGAACGCCGTTTTCAAGGGTTTGGAAAATAACCTCGCCGTCCTTGGTTGCGGCGCGCGTGCCTTTGGGAATGCTGACGTCAAAGCCGAGCGCCTCGGACAGACCGAATTTAAGCAGCGTCTTTGCAGGCTTCGCTTCCTGTCGTTTCACGCCCATCAGCTCGCCCAAATGATCCAAATGCAAACCCGAAGCATATGCCAATAAATTTTGCTTGGCTGCGTAATCAATCACCGCATTTTGCACGGAGAGCGTATAGGCAAGGGATTTCAGAAACAGACGCACGGGGTCGGCAGGGTACAGGGTTGTTCCTGCCAGTTCCTCATAGCGTTTGATGATATTGTTTTCCGTTTCCTGCGGGGTTCTTCCGCTTTCCGCGGTTAAAAATGAAAAATCATCGGAAATCATGGGCGTATTCCTCACGGATGACCTTTACGATAACGTTTCGGAGCTTACGTCCTGTAAGCTCACTGACTGTCGCTTGCAATTTATGCGAAAATTGCTTCGCTCCCTCTATCTCTGCTGTCCATTTGCGTAAAGTTCGCAAGCTCACTAACGCAAACAGCTTTGCTGCCTTCGGTGGCGCGAGGCACGCACATCCTGTGCTTTCATGAAATAAATTCATTTTTATATTCCTCACGAATTTCAAAGGTTATTTTCGGAAACAGCTTGCCGTTCAGATTGAATTGATTTTCAAAATCAATGCCCGTCACCTTTATACGCGGGATATATTTTTCAAGCTGTGTAACCAGTTCCGCCACAATAAGCGGTCTCGCCTCGTTTATGGGGCTGTCGATAAAATCCCACGAAACGCCGAAATCACGATCAAGGGGAACCGTGCCTTTGCGCGTTGATAAAAGCGTATTGATTTCCTGATACAGCCCTTGCAAACCTTTCGCCCCGATTTGTATGGCTTTTTTATTATGCAGATATTCCATGCTAACGCCGCCTTAATGGTATTCTTTCAAAGACACAGACAAATCCATTCTTGTTATAAGATTGCCAAGTATTTCCCTGTCTTTTTCGGAAATATCTCTTATGACAAAATTACCCAGGTACTTCGTGCCGATGACAAGGGCGAAGGCATTACCTGTTTTCGCCATTGCGGCAAGCTCGTCCCTTTGTTTGGAGCAGTCTTTCGGCAGCGGGTTCAGCCCACGGTCAAGGACCATGTCAAAGGTGATTTCTTCCAAAGCCTCACCGGCAAATTGCAGATACGGTTTGCCTTTTACCACTTCATGCTCTAAAAAATTATAGTTTCTCTTGCGTGCAAGATTTTTAAATGTCGTAACATCAAAAGAACTGGTGCGAAAAAGAAAAGTGCCAAGACTTCCAACCAACATAAAAAACTCCTTGCATAGATATGGAGCATGATAGCAGAGTTTTATCTTCCTGTCGTGGACACTATGGACGCTATGGACACTATGGACAAAAATTTTTGAGCTTTATTCAATAAAAAAAGTGCGTTACGCACCTTTTGAAAGAATTGGATTTTTTATTTTTATACAATATAAAACTATTTCATAAGAGTGATCAAATAATAACTTATTGCTAAAATCATATAAGTAATTATTACGCCTAATGGACTCAATAAGATACTGTTTACAAAATATAAACAACATTTATTGTGCTTAGTTTGATTTTTCCAAAAATTATATGTAACTTTAATTGATAGATATAAATATATTATTCCTATTAAAGTAGGTATAAAATATTTTATATCTACCTGATAAAAATCATAATATTCTTTTGCGTTAATTAATCCATTGATGAAAAAGGAATAAATACCTTCATAACAAGCCATGATACACTGTATATAACTTTCAGACCTATGAAGTATATTCTTTAACAAACCAAACAATAAAATATAAGGCAAAAAAATTAAAGAAAAAGACAAAAAAATATGAAATTTTTTATTTTGTGTAGTCATTTAATGAAAAATACTAAATAATTGCAAATACGTCAATTATTTTTTGATTAGATAATACTGTAAAATCATTCCCAATTTTATTATATTCTCTCAACTCTCTAAATCTGCCATTCGTCATTAATTCACCATCAATAACTTCATAAATATTCATTTGCTTATCTGCACAATTCCAATATCCTAAAATATCTTTAAATGGATTTTCAGAACTCTCAAAATTAAATGTATCATGTACAAAACCAGCTATCTGTTCTACCTTAACAGAAAAATTATTCTCAAAATATTCAATTTTTCCTTTAGCTAAAAATTTAAACGTAAAACTTCCAAGTGCAACAAATAATCCTGTAAACTGGGTAAAGGCTTCCACAATTAAATTCCAATCATAAAAATTAATAGAAATATGCTGATAATGATGTTTATCCCATTCTGAAAAAGGAATATTAATAAAATCAAATTCCGTTCTTTTTTCTGCAATATAGCCCAATTCGTGCAAATATTTTTTTATCTGCTTAATTGCATTTTCATTTAAAATTAGTGTTTCTATTGCATCATTCCATTGTTCTTCAGCTTTTTCATACGACAACACCCAATCAATATCCACCCAAAAGGGATTGGGATTGTTTTGCGGAACATCATTTGCTTCACCTGCAAGCCATTTATAAAACATATCCCGCAGATAGTGCCAGCCTATTCTGTCTTTTTCATTGGCTTTATTTCCCATTGCGTCGGCAATCAGCGGCAGGCAGAAGAAAATATCATCTTCTTTTCTTCTTGTATGCCGTGTAACTGTTTTTTTTAATTCATACCCTGCTTTATTCAAAGCTTTCTCATTCCCGTTGCCAATAATGAAAAAACTATCTCCCTCCGCCACGGTTCCTCCGCAGCTTATGGGATCGCCTACCCGCCCCACTGCTCGCCCATTGACAAAAAACGAAGGACTGCCGCCTGCGAGTTGTCCTTGATGCGGACTATGCACCAAACAACCGTGCGAAGCGTATTTATCGCCAACCAAAACAACGGGCTTGCCGTTGACTAAAAAATTATTTGCACCTTCGATCGCTTCAACCGGGGCGCAATTATCATGCCCCGTACTTTTATCGCCTTTTCTTGTGATTGCCGGCATAGTTTACTCCCATAAGTGGTTTACTACTGCATTAGCAAAGTTTTATTTTCCTGTCGTGGACAATATGGACGTAGTGGAGAATATGGACAAAAATTTTTGAGCTTTATTCAATCAAAAAGGTGCGTTACGCACCTTTTTGAGAGAGAAAGATTTAATACAAAGTTATTTTATTATCTTCCACTACCAATAAAACCCAAAACCTCCCAAAAAAAGAAACCTGGTATTCCCCACACAATAATATAGAAAAAATAAAAGAAAAAAACCGTTATGTTATTTTGTTTTTTGAAAAATGCTATTGTTACAATGAAAGTTATTATTAATAATTCCCAAAGGACACTATTTATTTTATATCCTAATAAATCAATATATTCACAAAAGAAACTACCTATACCACCCAAAAAATATAAAAAGAAATTATAGTGTTCATTTCTTGCAATATATAAATAAATAAAAAAAGATAAAAAAATAAAAAATTGTATTAATAAAACGTTACGGATATGAAATATTATGTTGTTCATAGTTATAATTATACATATATTCAACAAAATTGTCAATTAATTTAGGCTTTGACAACACTAAAAAGTCATTGCCAATTTTATTGTATTCTCTAAAATCCCTAAACTTTGCATTACATATTTTTATATAACTTTTATTTGTAAAGCCGGGAATAGGACTCACATCTTTTTCCTCACAGCTCCAATAACCTAATGTATCAAACCCAAAAACTGCATCTCCTTCAAAGTTAAATAAGTCATGAACAAAAATAGCCACTTGTTCAAGAGTAACTTTATATTGATTTTCACCTAAATATTCAATTTTTCCTTTTGGCAAAAAGCGAAACGTAAATGTTGCTAAGGCTGCAATTATTCCTATTTCAACCAAGTGACGCTCTTCCACATCAAAACGCTGATAATAAAGCTTTTCCCATTCCTGCCACGGGCTATTGATAAAATCAAATTTTTTATTCTTTTCTTCAAAATACCCCTCACGGGCAAGAATAATATTTAATGATCTAATAGCCTTGTCTGTTTTTGCTTTGAGAGGAAAGGTAATAGTTAAAAATTCTTTTGGAAAATATCTTAACACCCAATCAATATCCACCCAAAAGGGATTGGGATTATTTTGCGGAACATCATTGGCTTTGCCTGCAAGCCATTTATAAAACATATCCCGCAGATAATGCCAGCCTATTCTGTATTAGCAAAGTTTTATTTTCCTGTCGTGGACACTATGGACGCTATGGACAAAAATTTTTTGAACTTTATTCAAATAAAGACCACCCGCTGATCGGGTAGTTTTCTCAAGCCCTAGAAGGGCATGTTACTGGCTTACGCCTAAAGGCGTTTTGAAGTGTTCGCCAATCGCATTACATTCACAAGCTACTACTAAATAGCTTATCATTGCCTTAATTATTCTTACTGCCCGTAAACGGGTCAAAATATTCTTTGAACGTCATTTGGTCATTGATTATGTCTTCATTCAATTGATTTCGAATGTATAATGTCTGTTGCCATACTTATATTTTAAATTGGCATGTCTATCAAATATCATCAAAGAACTCTTCCCTTTCAAGTACTCCATAAATGACGATACACTAAGATTGGGAGGAATAGACACTAACATGTGAATATGATCTTTACATGCATTGGCTTCATGTATTTCTACTTTCTTTTGTTCACAAAGCTGACGCAAAATTTTGCCAATATCTTCTTTTAATTTATTATAAATTATTTGACGGCGATATTTTGGGGCAAACACTATATGATATTTGCAATTCCATTTGGTATGAGATAAACTTTGATTTCCAGTCATGGAAATGTCCTCCTTTGGTTTTGATTGACGAACACATCAAATGTATACCAAAGGAGGACATTCTTGTATCTAAAAATTTTTAATTCCACCTGCATAGCAGGTGGTTTATTGTCGCTAAAGGTTACAATAAAAAAGGTGCGTTACGCACCTTTTTGAGAGGATTGGAATAAATTAATTATATTATAACTT
This window encodes:
- a CDS encoding phage tail protein I, with the protein product MSKFLSDTPLSDVLPPSIRNDESMQASLAGIEQQLSDSTARIAGLLLLSRLFDTDGISENASEVLQRIASLGGYRPLEENLLDLLAWQFHVDDYDIAKNYREKLEMVKASIQIHRKKGTKWAVKRAVEAALQDTELRIKEWFETDYNSTGSAEPRCASEAKTTLFASESECQAGCLTERHGEEWFEADYNGSPYHFKAELTVLGEELLFDHVLRAKRIVETTKSLRSHCDGITVAIGSQGETKYGFCTAIANIMIIEPELVTELGAKENQSWQVQAMHTESILSILPSAEEQQRGAIIRIVYAK
- a CDS encoding baseplate assembly protein; the encoded protein is MISDDFSFLTAESGRTPQETENNIIKRYEELAGTTLYPADPVRLFLKSLAYTLSVQNAVIDYAAKQNLLAYASGLHLDHLGELMGVKRQEAKPAKTLLKFGLSEALGFDVSIPKGTRAATKDGEVIFQTLENGVLAAGETNTDILAECSLGNEKANGLRQGQISEIVDPLPYVTVVENSEDVTNGDETEDDEHLRERIRLAPETFTVAGSMESYVAQTKNASSEISAVTATSPTPGIVDIRFVLKGGELPNSAMIELVQNYLSAEDVRPLTDFVQVSAPDIVEYEIACTWFLEQKNSAQYALIQSAVNKAVENYVLWQKEKPGRDINPSELTRLIMQAGAKRVEITSPAFEKIEQTQIAKETNVQVTFGGVEVE
- a CDS encoding GPW/gp25 family protein — its product is MEYLHNKKAIQIGAKGLQGLYQEINTLLSTRKGTVPLDRDFGVSWDFIDSPINEARPLIVAELVTQLEKYIPRIKVTGIDFENQFNLNGKLFPKITFEIREEYKNEFIS
- a CDS encoding phage tail protein, with amino-acid sequence MLVGSLGTFLFRTSSFDVTTFKNLARKRNYNFLEHEVVKGKPYLQFAGEALEEITFDMVLDRGLNPLPKDCSKQRDELAAMAKTGNAFALVIGTKYLGNFVIRDISEKDREILGNLITRMDLSVSLKEYH
- a CDS encoding DUF6402 family protein: MPAITRKGDKSTGHDNCAPVEAIEGANNFLVNGKPVVLVGDKYASHGCLVHSPHQGQLAGGSPSFFVNGRAVGRVGDPISCGGTVAEGDSFFIIGNGNEKALNKAGYELKKTVTRHTRRKEDDIFFCLPLIADAMGNKANEKDRIGWHYLRDMFYKWLAGEANDVPQNNPNPFWVDIDWVLSYEKAEEQWNDAIETLILNENAIKQIKKYLHELGYIAEKRTEFDFINIPFSEWDKHHYQHISINFYDWNLIVEAFTQFTGLFVALGSFTFKFLAKGKIEYFENNFSVKVEQIAGFVHDTFNFESSENPFKDILGYWNCADKQMNIYEVIDGELMTNGRFRELREYNKIGNDFTVLSNQKIIDVFAII
- a CDS encoding DUF6402 family protein; protein product: MFYKWLAGKANDVPQNNPNPFWVDIDWVLRYFPKEFLTITFPLKAKTDKAIRSLNIILAREGYFEEKNKKFDFINSPWQEWEKLYYQRFDVEERHLVEIGIIAALATFTFRFLPKGKIEYLGENQYKVTLEQVAIFVHDLFNFEGDAVFGFDTLGYWSCEEKDVSPIPGFTNKSYIKICNAKFRDFREYNKIGNDFLVLSKPKLIDNFVEYMYNYNYEQHNISYP